One genomic window of Monodelphis domestica isolate mMonDom1 chromosome 1, mMonDom1.pri, whole genome shotgun sequence includes the following:
- the LOC103095199 gene encoding olfactory receptor 2F1-like yields the protein MESSNLTSVTEFILLGLSSRPELQVYLFFLFLMVYLMILLANLLIVLLILVDSCLHTPMYFFLINLSILEVSYTSCVIPQMLGHFLAERRSLSFSRCAIQFYMFLFFGIAECYILSVMAYDRYVAIRDPLRYTVIMSWKVCGGLAAGCWVGGFIASTVDTAATFQLLFCRENVINHFMCEMPALLHLSCTDTSHVEMVMNILCIFTLLCPVTFITFSYIHIIHVVLHIRSAQGRRKAFSTCSSHLLVVMVLYGTVLSLYIRPRSLSSPKYDKIIAIFYVAFTPIFNPLIYSLRNNEVKMALRKLLGKIRNT from the coding sequence ATGGAAAGCAGCAACCTCACTTCAGTAACTGAGTTCATCCTCCTTGGTCTTTCTAGCAGACCTGAGCTCCAGGTgtacctcttcttcctcttcctcatggTCTACCTGATGATCTTGCTAGCAAACCTGCTCATTGTCTTGTTGATATTAGTGGATTCATGCCTTCACACCCCCATGTATTTCTTCCTCATCAATCTGTCCATTCTAGAAGTCTCTTACACATCCTGTGTGATTCCACAGATGCTGGGACACTTCTTGGCAGAAAGaaggtctctctctttctcccgtTGTGCCATACAGTTCTATATGTTCCTCTTTTTTGGCATTGCAGAGTGCTATATCCTCTCAGTGATGGCCTATGATCGTTATGTAGCCATCCGGGATCCCTTAAGGTACACAGTCATAATGAGTTGGAAAGTCTGTGGAGGGCTGGCTGCTGGCTGCTGGGTGGGTGGCTTTATAGCATCTACAGTGGACACAGCTGCCACATTCCAGCTTTTGTTCTGCAGGGAAAATGTTATCAATCATTTCATGTGTGAAATGCCTGCTCTGCTACACCTCTCCTGTACAGATACTTCCCATGTAGAGATGGTTATGAATATCCTCTGTATCTTTACCCTTTTATGTCCTGTTACATTCATCACCTTCTCATATATCCACATAATTCATGTTGTCCTACACATTCGATCTGCCCAGGGACGCAGAAAAGCCTTTTCCACTTGTTCTTCCCACCTTCTGGTTGTCATGGTATTATATGGTACTGTACTATCACTCTATATTAGACCCCGATCACTCTCTTCCCCAAAGTATGATAAAATCATTGCTATATTTTATGTGGCCTTCACACCTATATTTAACCCTCTCATCTACAGTCTGAGGAATAACGAGGTAAAAATGGCCCTAAGAAAGCTCTTGGGGAAAATCAGAAATACATAA